The following are from one region of the Malassezia vespertilionis chromosome 4, complete sequence genome:
- a CDS encoding uncharacterized protein (MEROPS:MER0210990; EggNog:ENOG503NY1X; COG:I) has translation MTTPITHPPNGAAHKAATAESLEKARAESGNAYLPTVFNPATIVSKGPLRVAKDRVVAAKSPDGEPGFNLYYEQHGTGPNRIIFLMGLNNSCFGWLSQVEEFGADPNYSVVVMDNRGYGNSDAPSTRYKTTDFALDVFEVLDHIGWTEERSVNLAGVSMGGMMALEVARMQPKRFKSLLLLSTTSGHSFNLPPIRGLGAISQGMMQAILGIATPERRVDKMIELLFPEDWLNAPSASDATGKRTNGEVTKETFYWRIAFTRRPKLQGAMSQIMAALTHNVSDEHLKHIDENIPRVRIITGDWDNLVRPSNSAHMAKVMSHADYQVWPGGGHALHVQYPERFNKMLREFTQ, from the coding sequence ATGACCACACCAATTACACATCCACCGAacggagcagcgcacaagGCTGCTACTGCTGAGTCACTTGAAAAGGCTCGCGCTGAATCGGGAAATGCGTATTTGCCGACTGTGTTCAACCCGGCCACGATTGTCTCCAAAGGCCCACTTCGTGTTGCCAAAGACCGGGTTGTAGCTGCCAAATCGCCCGATGGTGAACCTGGCTTCAACTTATATTACGAGCAACACGGTACCGGACCGAACAGAATCATTTTTCTGATGGGCCTGAACAATTCGTGCTTTGGATGGTTGAGCCAGGTCGAGGAGTTTGGCGCAGACCCGAACTACTCGGTTGTAGTGATGGACAACCGCGGCTACGGCAACTCAGACGCACCCAGTACGAGATACAAAACGACGGATTTTGCATTGGATGTCTTTGAAGTGCTCGACCATATCGGATGGACCGAGGAACGCAGCGTGAACCTGGCCGGTGTATCGATGGGTGGCATGATGGCGCTTGAAGTAGCGCGTATGCAACCTAAGAGGTTCAAGAGCCTTTTGTTGCTGAGCACCACTTCAGGCCACAGCTTTAATCTCCCGCCAATTCGCGGCCTAGGCGCAATTTCGCAAGGAATGATGCAGGCGATATTGGGTATCGCGACTCCGGAACGCCGTGTAGATAAGATGATTGAGCTGCTTTTCCCCGAGGACTGGCTCAATGCtccgagcgcaagcgatGCCACAGGAAAGCGCACCAATGGCGAAGTGACCAAGGAGACTTTTTACTGGCGCATTGCGTTTACGCGCCGCCCGAAACTGCAGGGCGCAATGTCACAGATTATGGCTGCACTTACGCACAATGTGAGCGACGAACACTTGAAGCACATTGACGAGAATATCCCGCGTGTACGGATCATTACGGGCGATTGGGACAACCTTGTGCGTCCGTCCAACTCTGCGCATATGGCCAAGGTGATGTCCCATGCGGACTATCAGGTGTGGCCAGGTGGCGGACATGCATTGCATGTTCAATATCCTGAACGCTTTAACAAGATGCTTCGCGAATTTACGCAATAA
- a CDS encoding thiol oxidase (EggNog:ENOG503P480; COG:O; SECRETED:SignalP(1-24)), with the protein MAYRFLRLLVLAVLLLIVPAYVYLSQKQDSFVHNPTTGEWLSEASFFFGKKPAQVEQGHKNPDTVSGFMDWWNAGAKMLHSGVKEDDITQHIVPHPSQAARPVDDANSEPIVNGAYAPKMANETAKAELGRATWHFLHTMTLRFPDKPTEQQSQDLREFFRLFSLLYPCGDCATHFQQLLIELPPQAGSRKNAAIWLCNAHNAVNKRLGHSQFNCTDLDSTYDCGCGSDTIDLATINPSQATGEAHIM; encoded by the exons ATGGCGTACAGGTTCTTACGGCTTTTAGTACTGGCAGTGCTTCTGTTGATTGTGCCTGCTTATGTATACCTCTCGCAAAAGCAAGACTCATTTGTTCATAACCCTACTACCGGGGAATGGCTTTCTGAAGCTTCGTTTTTTTTCGGAAAAAAACCTGCACAGGTAGAACAAGGCCACAAGAACCCAGATACTGTTAGTGGTTTCATGGATTGGTGGAATGCAGGTGCGAAAATGCTTCATTCCGGCGTAAAAGAAGACGATATAACGCAGCATATCGTACCGCACCCCAGCCAAGCGGCGAGGCCTGTCGACGATGCAAACAGCGAGCCGATTGTAAATGGTGCTTATGCACCTAAGATGGCGAACGAAACTGCCAA GGCTGAGCTTGGACGTGCTACATGGCATTTTTTACACACCATGACACTGCGATTCCCAGATAAGCCCACCGAGCAACAATCTCAGGATTTGCGCGAGTTCTTCCGACTCTTTTCCTTGTTATACCCGTGTGGTGATTGTGCTACGCATTTCCAACAACTCCTCATCGAGCTGCCGCCGCAGGCTGGCTCACGTAAAAATGCGGCAATTTGGCTGTGCAATGCACACAATGCCGTGAACAAACGCCTAGGTCATTCCCAGTTCAATTGCACTGATCTCGATTCTACTTATGACTGCGGATGTGGTTCTGACACGATTGACCTCGCTACCATAAATCCAAGCCAGGCGACAGGCGAGGCGCATATAATGTAG
- a CDS encoding uncharacterized protein (COG:B; EggNog:ENOG503PM2T) encodes MDTGQHIPLSVRLDVTQASTSRTPKVTAHVMPFSVEYTGPAPVDTYFLLRSPANGEPVDANTATEAVSAFRGRKMHGSRFALPTSYNAALFRMQEEVFPLESENKVTHKPGRPKVSVSNSIAPPQPVHGARFLLDEDEEEETMDAFTFETGHDTPTDLHEANDLSINTSEPERAYARHCLKPKVYAGKSIWIWGPDGPIDAGDDVYMRTCREWISAIAPAVRISMAND; translated from the coding sequence ATGGATACTGGACAGCACATCCCTCTCTCGGTCCGCTTAGATGTCACTCAAGCATCCACATCACGCACACCTAAAGTGACTGCACATGTGATGCCATTTTCTGTCGAATACACAGGCCCTGCCCCTGTCGACACATACTTTCTTCTTCGTTCGCCCGCAAATGGCGAGCCAGTGGATGCTAATACCGCAACAGAGGCTGTATCTGCATTTCGTGGGAGGAAAATGCATGGAAGTCGATTCGCATTACCCACTTCGTACAATGCAGCTTTGTTTCGTATGCAAGAAGAAGTTTTCCCTTTGGAATCGGAAAACAAGGTCACACACAAGCCAGGGCGCCCGAAGGTATCAGTATCGAACAGCATTGCACCCCCACAGCCTGTTCATGGCGCTCGGTTTTTGTTGGACGAGGATGAAGAGGAAGAAACAATGGATGCATTCACGTTTGAGACAGGGCACGACACCCCGACAGATTTGCATGAGGCAAATGACTTGTCCATCAACACATCCGAGCCGGAACGAGCCTATGCGAGACATTGTTTGAAACCAAAAGTTTATGCGGGCAAGTCTATTTGGATCTGGGGCCCTGATGGGCCTATCGACGCCGGCGATGACGTTTATATGCGTACATGCAGAGAATGGATTTCTGCAATTGCACCAGCAGTACGTATTTCCATGGCAAACGACTAA
- a CDS encoding protein-L-isoaspartate(D-aspartate) O-methyltransferase (COG:O; EggNog:ENOG503P13J), protein MAWRCSGRSNADLIKNMQNAGLIKSQRVAEAMQKVDRANYVLPQFRSDAYNDSPQSIGFNVTISAPHMHAHAAELLLPYLLPESSVLDIGSGSGYLLSVLHHLTKSNARAGHVVGVEHIPELAMISMSNIRSDGLAEELDSNRIVVAETDGRMGEPRFAPYSAIHVGAAATEIPEMLVEQLDQPGRLIIPVDNNSGSYQSLWQVDKDVDGAVQRKKLFNVMYVPLTNLAQQLES, encoded by the exons ATGGCATGGCGCTGTTCTGGCCGGTCCAATGCAGACTTGATCAAAAATATGCAGAATGCGGGCTTGATCAAATCGCAGCGCGTTGCAGAG GCGATGCAGAAAGTGGATCGTGCAAATTATGTGCTTCCGCAATTTCGGTCTGACGCGTATAACGATTCGCCACAGTCCATTGGGTTCAATGTAACAATCTCTGCACCACATATGCATGCACATGCTGCGGAGCTTTTGTTACCGTATCTGCTGCCAGAGAGTTCGGTATTGGATATTGGGTCTGGTTCGGGCTATTTGCTTTCTGTGCTGCACCACTTGACAAAATCCAATGCTCGTGCCGGGCATGTTGTTGGAGTAGAGCACATCCCTGAGCTGGCGATGATTAGTATGAGTAATATTCGCTCCGATGGTCTGGCGGAAGAGCTTGACTCGAACCGTATTGTTGTCGCGGAAACCGACGGTCGGATGG GCGAACCAAGATTTGCGCCATACAGTGCTATTCATGTTGGTGCGGCGGCTACGGAAATTCCTGAGATGCTGGTCGAGCAATTAGATCAGCCTGGCCGGCTTATCATACCTGTCGACAACAATAGTGGCTCGTACCA GTCGCTATGGCAAGTGGACAAAGATGTGGACGgggctgtgcagcgcaagaagtTGTTCAATGTGATG TATGTTCCGTTGACCAACCTTGCGCAACAGCTGGAGTCGTAG
- the YOS9 gene encoding Protein OS-9 (COG:S; EggNog:ENOG503NVH2) produces MDNPTNDNYILGLWHLSLQGTEGENERGSELVTAPGVQNANMVDSKTLFHGEKLYLSQVWRDGSTCDLNGLPRTVEVQYFCSPDGSHNIASISEVLTCNYVLVVHVPSLCNVAAFRDIQTEDVNIIKCRLIVPDDPVERDTYLANAHASKKSHYHPAEIDPEFVFATPDQELEQMELHADSTTGKDTLEQQSSDTVNDQLLPLELDAEHLRDILKSMVEESRSGTHTASSATLSMTALSDAPDTKDTPAPSYHDDL; encoded by the coding sequence ATGGACAACCCTACAAACGATAATTACATACTTGGGCTATGGCACTTAAGTCTGCAGGGCACAGAGGGGGAAAATGAGCGTGGATCGGAGCTGGTTACGGCGCCCGGCGTGCAGAATGCAAACATGGTCGACTCCAAGACGCTGTTCCACGGCGAGAAGCTCTATCTCTCGCAGGTGTGGCGTGATGGCTCTACTTGTGATTTAAACGGATTGCCACGAACTGTCGAAGTGCAATACTTCTGTTCTCCTGACGGTTCGCACAATATTGCATCAATTTCCGAAGTGCTTACATGCAATTATGTCTTGGTCGTGCATGTCCCTTCTCTTTGCAATGTCGCTGCATTCCGCGATATACAGACTGAAGATGTGAATATTATCAAGTGTCGTCTAATCGTCCCAGACGATCCCGTGGAGCGCGATACATACTTGGCAAATGCGCATGCAAGCAAAAAGTCTCACTACCACCCTGCCGAAATTGACCCTGAATTTGTGTTTGCTACGCCAGATCAAGAACTGGAGCAAATGGAACTGCACGCAGATAGCACCACGGGCAAAGACACTTTGGAGCAGCAATCGTCCGACACTGTGAATGACCAATTGTTGCCTCTCGAGCTTGACGCGGAGCACCTACGGGATATTTTGAAGTCGATGGTGGAAGAGAGTAGGAGCGGTACGCACACGGCGTCGTCGGCTACTTTATCTATGACCGCATTGAGCGATGCACCCGACACAAAAGATACACCGGCTCCTTCATACCATGACGATCTATAG
- the ADE13 gene encoding adenylosuccinate lyase (EggNog:ENOG503NU0G; COG:F; BUSCO:EOG09261VD2) gives MSSFETWQSPLSSRYASKEMSSLFSNATRFGTWRELWLNLAIAEKELGLSIPDEAIEQMRANLKLDERQMKLAAEEEKRRRHDVMAHVHVFGEVAPAAAPFIHLGATSCYVTDNADLIFLRKALDILLPKLAVVIERLAVFAEKYRALPTLGFTHMQPAQLTTVGKRATLWIQELLWDLRNMQRARNDLGFRGVKGTTGTQASFLQLFDGDHDKVEQLDDRVTSLFDFPYAMPVTGQTYSRKIDIDVLSSLASFSATALKIGTDIRLLCHLKEIEEPFEKDQIGSSAMAYKRNPMRSERVCALARWLGNTLNNARETAGGQWMERTLDDSANRRLSIPEAFLTADVILTVLQNISEGLVVYPAIIKRHINAELPFMATENIIMAMVRDGGDRQKCHEHIRVLSHQAARVVKEEGGENDLIDRVRKDPYFAPIVPRLDELLEPSSFVGRAPEQVDKFLLKWVQPALAPYQDALKSSLRAELSV, from the exons ATGTCGTCTTTTGAGACTTGGCAATCCCCGCTCTCCAGCAGGTATGCAAGCAAAGAGATGTCTTCGCTTTTCTCGAACGCCACCCGCTTTGGCACATGGCGTGAGCTTTGGCTTAATCTGGCGATCGCCGAGAAGGAACTCGGCCTGTCCATCCCCGACGAGGCAATTGAGCAAATGCGTGCAAACTTG AAACTGGATGAGCGTCAAATGAAGCTTGCCGCAGAAGAAGAGAAGCGCAGGCGCCATGATGTCATGGCACATGTGCACGTCTTTGGTGAAGTCGCgcctgccgctgcaccgTTTATCCACCTCGGTGCTACATCGTGCTATGTCACGGACAATGCAGACCTCATTTTtctgcgcaaggcgctggaTATTTTGTTGCCGAAGCTTGCAGTTGTTAttgagcgcctcgctgTGTTTGCGGAAAAGTACCGTGCTTTGCCAACGCTTGGCTTCACGCACATGCAGCCCGCCCAACTCACCACGGTCGGCAAACGCGCCACGCTTTGGATTCAGGAGTTGTTGTGGGACCTGCGGAAtatgcagcgtgcgcgaaacGATCTTGGGTTCCGCGGCGTGAAAGGTACCACTGGTACGCAGGCTAGCTTCTTGCAGCTTTTCGATGGCGACCACGACAAGGTCGAACAGCTGGACGACCGCGTGACGAGTTTGTTCGACTTCCCGTACGCCATGCCCGTCACGGGCCAAACGTATTCGCGCAAGATCGATATTGACGTTCTTTCCTCGCTTGCATCCTTCTCCGCGACTGCGCTCAAGATCGGCACCGACATCCGCCTCTTGTGCCACTTGAAGGAGATCGAGGAACCGTTTGAAAAGGACCAGATTGGTTCTAGCGCCATGGCGTACAAGCGCAATCCGATGCGCAGTGAGCGTGTATGCGCTTTGGCTCGATGGCTAGGCAACACGCTgaacaatgcgcgcgagaccGCTGGCGGCCAGTGGATGGAACGGACGTTGGATGACAGTGCGAACCGTCGCTTGTCTATCCCCGAGGCATTCTTGACAGCAGATGTAATCCTCACAGTGCTGCAAAATATCTCGGAAGGGCTTGTAGTCTACCCTGCGATTATCAAGCGCCACATTAATGCCGAGTTGCCGTTCATGGCCACAGAAAACATTATCATGGCCATGGtccgcgacggcggcgacCGCCAAAAGTGCCACGAACACATACGTGTTCTTTCGCACCAAGCAGCACGTGTGGTCAAGGAAGAAGGCGGCGAGAACGATTTAATTGACCGCGTCCGCAAGGACCCCTACTTTGCACCTatcgtgccgcgcctcgacgagctgctcgaaCCATCGAGTTTCGTTGGCCGTGCGCCCGAGCAGGTAGACAAATTCCTGCTGAAGTGGGTGCAACCCGCACTGGCGCCGTACCAGGATGCACTCAAGTCTTCACTTCGGGCCGAGCTTTCTGTCTAA
- the SSN8 gene encoding RNA polymerase II holoenzyme cyclin-like subunit (BUSCO:EOG09262K8C; COG:K; EggNog:ENOG503NY2B) → MAANYWHSTQCNTWLLDRSTLEAMRDMDCRFADSHELAAVSTWCIHLIAMLSKRLNLRQRVVSTASVYFQRFYSKNTYAGTDPFLVLTTCVYLAAKVEEATVRIKTLCAEASKMFSEMGYKELPNSVPMVAEMEFFLMEELEFDLIVFHPYHILETLCDACSAVIEVMQPAADPVQIPRVPSPSTPVPGLALVDEKPDLERENQLLQMAWFVANDLYCMDLPLRYPPYVLAVASGVHPRELGKKRRADTRGRQCA, encoded by the exons atggCGGCCAATTACTGGCACTCCACACAATG CAATACATGGCTTCTCGACCGCTCGACATTGGAAGCTATGCGCGACATGGACTGCCGATTCGCCGACTCCCACGAGCTGGCGGCCGTGTCGACCTGGTGCATTCATT TGATCGCGATGTTATCGAAACGTCTCAATTTACGGCAGCGTGTGGTATCCACCGCAAGTGTTTATTTTCAGCGATTTTACAGCAAGAATACGTATGCAGGCACAGATCCGTTTCTTGTGCTAACGACCTGTGTCTATCTCGCAGCAAAGGTTGAAGAAGCGACCGTGCGCATTAAGACATTGTGTGCGGAAGCGTCCAAGATGTTTTCCGAGATGGGATACAAGGAATTGCCCAACAGTGTGCCCATGGTGGCCGAGATGGAGTTCTTTCTTATGGAAGAGCTCGAATTTGATCTGATTGTGTTCCATCCCTATCATATTTTAGAAACACTATGCGATGCATGCAGTGCCGTGATCGAGGTAATGCAGCCAGCAGCGGACCCAGTCCAGATTCCGCGTGTGCCATCACCATCGACACCTGTGCCCGGGCTTGCGCTCGTGGACGAGAAGCCTGACCTGGAGCGGGAGAACCAGCTGCTGCAAATGGCTTGGTTTGTGGCGAATGATTTGTATTGTATGGATCTGCCCCTACGGTACCCACCCTACGTGCTCGCTGTCGC GAGCGGCGTGCATCCACGCGAGCTTGGAAAGAAAAGACGTGCAGATACCAGAGGGCGACAATGCGCGTAA
- a CDS encoding triose-phosphate isomerase (COG:G; EggNog:ENOG503P102): MPSISSAPVRRRIVGTSLKMYFDYCKTLEYVQDVVSLAAEYSEWPLLDADGEQSLDMFVIPDFVSIVPIQSILHASTTRFWVGAQDTFDVDTGPYTGEVSPVTLSQAGCALVEIGHAERRRQFGETDEWVAQKAGAIVRNNMIPLVCVGELTKDDVRAAVSECWQQLCGVFDAVPDSADVIVAYEPVWAIGMKKPAGAEHIVTVAQALRQRCLAERPQRSDASLRIVYGGSAKPGLYEHIYHAVDGLFLGRFAHDPAMFLKAAQEVYAAGRGSV; the protein is encoded by the coding sequence ATGCCCAGCATTTCCAGTGCGcccgtgcggcgccgcatcgttGGTACATCGCTCAAAATGTACTTTGACTACTGTAAGACGCTTGAATATGTACAAGATGTTGTTAGTCTTGCTGCAGAATATTCCGAATGGCCCCTGCTTGATGCAGACGGGGAGCAGTCCCTGGATATGTTTGTTATCCCCGACTTTGTCTCAATCGTGCCCATACAATCTATCTTGCATGCTtcgacgacgcgcttcTGGGTAGGCGCACAAGATACATTTGATGTGGATACAGGGCCGTACACGGGCGAGGTATCGCCCGTGACCTTGTCCCAAGCAGGTTGTGCGTTGGTCGAAATTGGCCACGCGGAGCGGCGACGCCAGTTTGGCGAGACGGACGAATGGGTGGCGCAGAAAGCAGGAGCAATCGTACGGAATAACATGATTCCACTGGTTTGCGTGGGAGAACTCACCAAGGACGATGTGCGAGCCGCTGTCTCGGAATGCTGGCAACAACTGTGCGGCGTGTTTGACGCAGTGCCTGATTCAGCGGACGTGATTGTTGCATACGAGCCGGTATGGGCGATTGGCATGAAAAAGCCTGCGGGTGCCGAGCATATTGTTACAGTCGCACAAGCGCTTCGACAGCGCTGCCTTGCAGAGCGCCCTCAGCGAAGCGATGCTTCGTTGCGTATCGTATATGGTGGCTCTGCCAAGCCAGGCCTCTATGAACACATTTACCACGCCGTCGATGGACTATTTCTCGGAAGGTTTGCACACGACCCTGCCATGTTTCTCAAAGCGGCACAAGAAGTCTACGCCGCTGGCCGCGGATCTGTGTAA
- a CDS encoding uncharacterized protein (COG:S; EggNog:ENOG503P724) produces the protein MENTMEAVGRNCGTELATFERCIVANKGDASKCVEPQRALSQCAARAVPMLQTVKERCGPLIRAYDMCVSQYSQKSDDEVAAACTPKLRALWECTEAVKQETQS, from the exons ATGGAGAACACGATGGAGGCAGTGGGGCGCAACTGTGGCACAGAGCTCG CGACGTTCGAGCGATGTATTGTCGCAAATAAAGGCGACGCCTCCAAGTGTGTAgagccgcagcgcgcactttcgcagtgtgcagcgcgcgccgtgccgatGCTGCAAACGGTCAAGGAGCGCTGCGGCCCGCTGATTCGCGCGTACGACATGTGTGTCTCGCAATACAGTCAAAAATCAGACGATGAGGTTGCTGCGGCGTGTACGCCCAAGCTGCGTGCACTGTGGGAATGTACCGAGGCGGTGAAGCAGGAAACGCAGTCATAA
- the RIB7 gene encoding 2,5-diamino-6-(ribosylamino)-4(3H)-pyrimidinone 5'-phosphate reductase (EggNog:ENOG503NX1M; COG:H), whose amino-acid sequence MNALPAHLASFLTKNVHMNKEPWVTLTFAQSKDGKIAGPNRQPLRLSGDETMAMTHDGTLLMDDPKLNERSPRPVVLDLNLRTPPTARLLTHANDSSGVKPLVFTAHPMHASELTEWGLRRHNLERAGAQIRLLESDEHGVFTWETIFNQLRQEEITSVMIEGGANVIDSCLAAHSKTPFLNAVIVTVAPAKVGHDGYGYTTPLPLQGGEKSGLYFAEALEVGPDTVVAMHP is encoded by the exons ATGAACGCACTTCCTGCCCACCTGGCAAGTTTCCTTACAAAGAATGTACACATGAACAAGGAGCCATGGGTTACTTTGACATTTGCACAATCGAAAGACGGCAAGATTGCGGGCCCGAACCGCCAACCACTGCGGTTGAGTGGAGACGAAACGATGGCCATGACGCACGA TGGCACACTGCTTATGGATGATCCAAAGTTAAATG agcgctcgccgcgcccggTCGTCCTTGACTTGAACTTGCGCACGCCCCCCACCGCACGACTGCTTACCCATGCAAATGATAGCTCTGGGGTTAAGCCGCTTGTGTTCACCGCGCATCCCATGCATGCGTCGGAGCTGACCGAGTGGGGGTTGCGGCGCCATAATCTTGAGCGGGCCGGAGCACAAATTCGACTGCTGGAGTCAGATGAGCACGGCGTGTTTACCTGGGAGACAATTTTTAACCAGCTTAGGCAGGAGGAAATTACGTCTGTAATGATCGAGGGCGGCGCGAACGTGATTGACTCgtgccttgctgcgcacagcaaGACGCCGTTCCTGAATGCTGTCATTGTCACAGTCGCGCCTGCAAAAGTGGGCCATGACGGCTATGGATACACGACGCCATTGCCATTGCAAGGCGGCGAGAAGAGCGGGCTGTATTTTGCGGAAGCGCTTGAGGTTGGGCCGGATACAGTGGTTGCAATGCATCCGTAA
- a CDS encoding uncharacterized protein (COG:G; EggNog:ENOG503Q49I) yields the protein MSSSLLNSERNLPRDPPLTAVGEAQIKELGAFFRSLPKNEQPQLVVSSPYTRCVRTAIPVVEGVECPLVIEPGLAEWFAPVWPENTGAHGTPPSGEHVANFFPQVDTSWTPLLYPDPLGETVEDLHHRMYECLRRIDARCKKLGVERVLIVSHAASIIALGRMLLGGGRYGEQKSYPVLAGTASVSKYVAENCGANEDELRWVQAYNGNTSFLQGGSQREWDFSFVPENITEHGLGLHWEDVYLPENPRLIFKARSRL from the coding sequence ATGTCGTCCTCGCTACTGAACAGCGAGAGAAATCTACCGCGTGATCCGCCCCTGACTGCCGTGGGCGAGGCGCAGATTAAAGAGCTCGGTGCATTTTTCCGTAGCCTCCCGAAAAACGAGCAGCCGCAGCTTGTGGTCAGCTCTCCGTATACCCGCTGTGTCCGCACAGCGATTCCGGTTGTAGAAGGGGTTGAATGCCCGTTAGTGATTGAGCCGGGCCTCGCGGAATGGTTTGCCCCCGTGTGGCCGGAAAATACAGGGGCGCATGGGACGCCGCCATCCGGCGAGCATGTCGCGAATTTTTTTCCTCAAGTGGATACCTCGTGGACCCCCCTGTTATACCCTGATCCCCTTGGAGAGACAGTCGAGGACTTGCACCACCGTATGTATGAGTGTCTGCGCCGgatcgatgcgcgctgcaaaaagctTGGAGTGGAGCGCGTTCTGATTGTctcgcacgccgcgtcgatTATTGCCCTCGggcgcatgctcctcgGTGGCGGGCGCTATGGAGAGCAGAAATCCTATCCAGTGCTTGCCGGCACAGCGAGTGTAAGCAAGTATGTGGCCGAAAATTGCGGCGCGAATGAGGACGAGTTGCGGTGGGTGCAAGCGTACAATGGGAACACAAGCTTTCTCCAAGGCGGCTCACAGCGCGAATGGGACTTTAGTTTCGTGCCAGAGAACATTACCGAGCATGGCCTCGGGCTGCACTGGGAAGATGTGTACCTGCCCGAGAACCCGCGCCTCATTTTCAAGGCTCGCTCGCGTCTATAG